The stretch of DNA CTCGACCGGATAGGTGCGGCCGGACACCTCGATGACCGGGGCGCCATTGAAATGGCGGCTGAAGCGGTCGGCGTCGATGGTGGCCGAGGTGATGATCACTTTCAGGTCCGGGCGACGCGGCAGCAACTGCTTGAGGAAACCGAGCAGGAAGTCGATGTTCAGCGAGCGCTCGTGCGCTTCGTCGATGATGATGGTGTCATAGGCGGACAGGAAGCGGTCGGTCTGGGTTTCGGCCAGCAGGATGCCGTCGGTCATCAGCTTGATGAAGCTGGCGTCCGAGGTGCGGTCGGTGAAGCGGACCTTGAAGCCGACCAGCTCGCCGATGCTGGAGTGAAGTTCGTCGGCGATGCGGCTGGCAACGGCGCGTGCGGCCAGGCGCCGTGGCTGGGTATGGCCGATCAGCCCGCGCGTGCCGCGGCCGAGTGCCAGGCACAGCTTGGGAATCTGCGTGGTCTTGCCGGAGCCGGTTTCGCCGCAGACGATGACCACCTGGTGCTTGTCGATGGCGGCAAGCAGCGTGTCCTTCTTCTGGTTGACCGGCAGGATCGGGTCGAACTCGGGTTCCGGCAGCCGGGCACGGCGTTCGGCGACGCGGGCGGCCGAGCGTCCGGCCTCGGCCTGCAGCTGCGCGGCCAGGCGTTCGGCGGGCTTGCCGGCCTTCAGCCGGTCGGCGAGTTCACGGCGACGACGGGTCAGCGCCTGGCGGTCGCGGGCGGTGCAATCGGCTATCAGTCGGTCGATCGGGTCGAGCAGTTCGCGGGACATCGGCGGCAAAGTCAGGGGCAAAACGGGCCATTATACGCGCCGGCCGCGGTCCGGCACGGTCCGGCTCAAGCCGGGCCGCTGGCCAGTCGTTCGGCCAGTCGCTGGTCGGACAGCGCCATCAGGTACAGCCGCACCAGATCGGCCAGGGTCAGCACTTCGAGTTTGCTGTAGACGTTGGCGCGGTGCGCCTCCACCGTGCGCGGCGACAGGTCGAGAATCAGCGCGATCTCGCGGCTGGAGCGGCCATCGACGATATAGCGCAGGATTTCCAGTTCGCGCCGGGTCAGCCGGGTCAGCTGCTCCTCGATTTCGCGGGTCTGGGTCAGCTTGACGTGGCGGTCGATGCTGCTCTGGATGCCGCGCCGCACGGCATTGACCAGGGCCAGCTCGTCGATCGGCTTGGTCAGAAAGTCGATGGCGCCGGCCTTGAACGCGCGACTGCATTGCTGGACATCGCCATGACCGGTCAGAAACACCACCGGCACGTCGATGCCTTCCTCGTTCAGTGCCTGCTGGAGTTCCAGCCCGCCCATGCCGGGCATGCGCAGGTCGAGTACCAGGCAGCCGATCTGGCCGGGCTGGTAGGCATCGAGGAACTGGCGCGCCGATGCATACGGCACGGCCTGCAGGCCGTGGGAACGCAACAGCAGGGTGACCGAGTCGAGGACGGCGGGGTCGTCGTCGACGACGTGGATGGTCGGATCACGTGGAGTAGGGGAGGCTGGACTGAGCATTCGGGCTGGAATCGGCTGATGGTCGGCTGGCGACCGGGATTTCAATGGTGAACAGGGCGCCACCGGCGCTGCGGTTGCTGGCCCTGATGGAACCTTCGAACGATTCGACGATGGACTGGCAGATGGTCAGGCCCAGGCCCATCCCCGACGATTTGGTGGTAAAGAACGGATGGAACAGGCTTTCCAGCGTTTCCGTGTTGAGCCCGGTGCCATTGTCGCCGACTTCCAGTTGCACATGCTTTGCGCTGGCTCGGGTTCGGATGAAAATTCGTCCCCAGGGCTCGATTGGCTTGATCGCGTCCAGTGCGTTGCGCAGCAGGTTCAGCACGACTTGCTCCATCTGGATCGAATCGGCCTCGACCAGCGGCAGCGGCTCGGTCAGGTCGGTATCGATGGTGACGGCCGCGCTGCGCAGGTCGAAATCGGCCAGCGCCAGCACGTCGCTGATCAGGCGGTTCAGGTCCAGTGTTGCCCGCTGGGTGGACTGGCGCGAAACAAAGGCCCGCAGCCGCTTGATGATTTCCCCGGCACGCTGTGCCTGGTTGGCCGTCGCGCGGATCGCATGGCGGATGGTGTCGAACTCCGGTTCCTCGTCCGCCAGCAATCGCAGTGCCGCTTGATTGTAGTTGACGATGGCCGTCAGTGGCTGGTTGATTTCATGGGCGATGCCGCTCGCCATTTCTCCCATGGTATGCAGCCGGGCAACATGGGCCAGATGGGTTTCGTGTTCGCGCAGGCGGCGCTGGCTTTCTTCCAGCGCGGCGCGGGCGCGCAGGCGGACCGGGCCCATATTGCGGAAGGCGAACACGGCGCCGGTGACATTGCCGGCCGGATCGAACAGCGGCGACACATTGCCTTCCAGCAGCAATTCCTCGCCATTGGCCTTGATCATCAGGCTGTTGTCGGCCAGATCGATGGCATGGCCGGTCGACAGGCTGAGGGTGAACGGATTGGCCGGAATGGCCTGGGCAAAGTCGTAGCGCAGCCGCACCACGTCATCGACCAGGCGACCGACCGCCTCGGCCTCGATCACCCCGCTCAGCGCCGAGGCCATCGGGTTCACATATTCGATGCGCCGGTCGATGCCGAAGGTGATCACGCCATCGTTGATCGCCTGCAGCGTGACGCTGGCCCGCTCGCGGCTCTTGAACAGCTCGGCGGTGGCCTGGCGGGCGACGCGGCGGTGCTCGGCACGCTGCAGCAGAAACAGCACGCCAAGGAATACGGCAGTCAGATTGGTCAGCGTCAGCAGCGCGAACGGCAGCATGTTCAGCTGCACCGGGGTGATGGTGCGGCTGACGGTCAGCTCGAACGGCTGGTGGCGGCTGGACAGATTGCGGCTGTACTTCAGCGTGAACAGCGAAATCATCGGTCCCGGCGGCGCCAGGCGTCCGTTGTCGTACAGCAGGGCGCCGGGGTGGCTTTTCGGCAGCTGGTGATGCCACAGCGCAATGTGGTCCTGGTTGCGGTCGAGGCCGAGCGTGGCCAGCAGCCGCTCGGTGTTGACCAGCAGCATCAGCAGGCTGTCCGATCCGCTGGACGAGTAATGCGGGATGCCGTGGGTCTCGATGATCTTGCTGAACGCGTAGCTGCGGCCGCCTTCTATCTGGGTGAAGCCCTGTGACGGCACCATCACGCCGGAGGTCAGGGCGGCCGTGATCGAATCGCGCAGCGCGCTGTCGTGATAGGCATCCAGTCCGATGATCGGGCGGGCGGCAATGATGTCCGGCTCAATCAGGGTGATCGGGTAGTACAGGTCGCGTGGCGGTGCGTCACGCAGTGGTGACGGCCGCTTGCCGGCAAAGTCGCGGATATGGAACGGCCGGCCGATTTCGGCGCTCATGTCGGCCTCGAAGCGCGCCCGTTCCTTGCCGTCGACCCGGCGCAGCAGCTCGATGGTGTACAGGTGCGGATTCAGCCGCAGCATGGCGGCGGAAAAGCGCCGGACCTGTTCGAACGACAGCCGGTCGAAGGTGCCGAACAGCGCCGACAGGCCATTGAGCACGCCTTCGTTGCGGTCGAAGCGTTGCGACAGCTGCAGGTACAGCTCTTCCGTGTCCTGGACGAACTTGCGCTGCAGGCGCTGGTGTTCGAGCTTGTACCAGCCGATGCCGGTCACCAGTTCCATGACCAGCCAGACTGCGCCGGCCAGCAGCCAGTAGCGCGTGGGCAGTGTCCGCAAGGCTTCGCCGAGACGGGGACGTTCGGGTCTGTCGCGTGGCAGGTTCTTTTTCAGGGGGCCCATGCAGGTACGGCTTCCGACAGGACCAAGACACGCGGATCATGACAAAAGCCGGAGAGCGGCTCAATGGTTAATTCCGTTTGTCCGGACCGGCGCGACCGTTTTTTCGGGTCCGGCATGCCGGACCCCGGATTCCGGGTGCTAGACTGTCAGACAATAATTGAACGATTGTTTGAATTCATGCGTGAACTGATCCATTTTGCCCATGCCAACAGCTACCCGGCCGGCTGCTACCGCAAGCTGCTGGAGACGCTGGGCCACCAGTACGATATCGCCTGTATCGAGCGCATCGGCCACGACCCGCGCTTTCCGGTCAGTGACAACTGGCCGCATCTGACCGACGAACTGATCCAGTCGGTCGAACGCCTGGGGCGGCCGGTCTATGGCGTGGGTCACTCGCTGGGCGGCGCCCTGACCGTGCTGGCTGCGCTGAAGCGGCCTGAGTTGTTCGCGGGCGTGGTGATCCTCGATTCGCCCATCCTGTCGGGCTGGCGCTCGCGCGGACTGTGGCTGGCCAAGCGGCTGGGCCGGATCGAGCGGGTCACGCCGGCCCATATCGCGCTGGGGCGGCGCGACCAGTTCGACAGCGTCGAGGCAATGCATGCCCACTTCGCCAGAAAGCCGCTGTTCGCCCGCTTCGACCCCGAGGTGCTGGACGACTATGTCCGCTTCGGCAGCGAACCGAGTGGCGACGGTGTCCGGCTGACCTTCCGCCCGGAGGTCGAACACAAGGTGTACTGCACGCTGCCGCATATTTTCCCGCGCATCGCCCGTCCGCTGGCCATGCCGGCGGTGTATCTGGCCGGTGCCGCATCCGATGTCATCGGCCCGGCCGATCTGCGCTTCGTCGAGCGCCGGTTCGGCATGCGCGTCGAACCGGTGCCCGGCAGTCACCTGTTTCCGCTGGAGCTGCCGCAGGGAACCGCCGAGGAGATTCTGCGCGTGCTGGCGGCCATGTCCCGCCAGCCCGGTTAGGCCAGTGCCGGCAACTCGTCCACCAGCAGCCACAGTGCCGTTGCCGCCATCAGCGTCGCCATTACCGTATTGAACACGCGCAGGGCGGCCGGGCTGGACAGCCAGTGGCGCATCCGGTCGCCGGCCAGCGCCCATACCGCGATGCACGGCAGGTTGATCGCCGCGCAGACCAGGCCCAGCCACAGTGCCGTCGCCGGGTCGTGGCCGTCGCGCGGCATGAACAGGATGGCGGCGTTCAGCACCATGATCCAGGCTTTCGGGTTCACCCACTGGAACAGGGCGGCGCCGAACAGGCTCATCGGCCGGGCGCTGTCGCGCGCTTCCGGGCTGCCGGCGCGCAGGATCTGCCATGACAGCCACAGCAGGTAGACACAGCCGGCGACCGCCAGCGGCAGGCGGACCGAATCCATGCCGGCCAGGATGAAGACCAGCAGCGTGGCGGTCAGCGTGACCTGCACCGCATGGCCGATGCTGACGCCGAAGACGTGCGGCAGGGTACGCTGGAAGCCGAAATTGACTCCCGAGGTGGCCAGCATCAGGTTGTTCGGGCCGGGGGTGATCGACATCACCGCGACATAGCTCAACAGGGCGAAATCCAGCATGGCAGGGATCCTTTGGTAGATGGACACCATGGTAAAAGGCCCCGCCGGATGGTTACAGATCCAGTAATAACGTATTGTATTGGTGCCAATTGCATTTGTTTTCAACTGTAACCCGTGTTTTGCCACCGGATTGTCACCATGAATACGACCGCCACCCCCGACCTGCCGTACTACCTGCGCGTTGCCGACGAACTCGGCGATGCCATCCTGCGCGGGACGCTGGCGCCGGGCAGCCGTCTGCCATCGGTGCGACAGGCGTCGCAAAGCCGGCAGTTGAGCCTGAACACGGTGGTGGCTGCCTACCGCACGCTGGAGGATCGCGGGCTGGTCGAGGCGCGTCCGCAGTCCGGCTACTACGTGCGTGCCCGGCTGCCGTCGCCGCGTGGCGCGCTCGGCTCGCCGGTGGCCGAACCGGCCCGGGCCACCTCGGGCGACGTGCTCGACCTGATCGGGGCGGTACTGGGCGCGCAGCAGCGGCCGGACTTTATCGATCTGGCGCTGGCCTGTCCGCGCGGCGGCGATTTCTACCCGGGCGGCAAGCTCGCCCGCATCCTGTCCGGCCTGCTGCGCCGGCAGCCGGAACTGATCAGCACCTATTCGATGCCGCCGGGGTCGGAACGCCTGCGGCAGCAGATTGCCCGGCGCGGGCTCGACCTCGGCATGACGCTGGCTCCGGACGATATCGTGCTGACGCATGGCTGCATGGAAGGACTGCAACTGGCGTTGCGCGCCGTGACCCGGCCGGGCGGGACGGTCGGGCTGGAGTCGCCCACCTATTTCAATCTGCTGCCGTTGCTGGCCAGTCTCGGACTGAAGGCGGTGGAGATTCCAACCGATCCGCAACACGGCATGTCACTGGATGTGCTGGAGCTGCTGCTGTCGGAAAAGCGGCTGGATGCGGTGGTGGCCATGCCGAACGTGCACAACCCGCTCGGCTTCAGCATGTCGCTGGCGGCCAAGCAGCGGCTGGCGCGGCTGGTCAACGACTACCGGGTGCCGCTGATCGAGGATGCGCTGTATGCCGAGCTGCAGTTCGCGCCGGCGCTGGCCCCGGCGGCCAAGGCGTTCGACCGCAATGGCTGGATCATTGTCTGCGCCAGCTATACCAAGACGCTGGCGCCGGATTTCCGGGTGGGCTGGGTCGAGGGCGGGCGTTTCGCTGCCGACATCCGCCGGCTCAAGTTCAGCTCGTCGGTCGCGGAACCGGCCGTGCTGGCGGAAACGATCGGACTGTTTCTGGAGTCCGGCGGCTACGACCATCACCTGCGCAATCTGCGCCGGCGCTACGCCGATCAGGTCGAGCGGCTGCGTGGCATGGTCGGCGAATTCTTCCCGGCCGGCACGCGGGCCACGTCGCCGAGCGGCGGTTTTCTGGTGTGGGTGGCGCTGCCGGAGCAGGTGGATACCGTGGCGCTGTGCCACGCGGCGCTGGCCGAACGCATCAGCGTCATGCCGGGCACGATGTACTCGCCGTCCGGCCGCTACGCGAATGCGATGCGGCTGTCGTGCTGCTATCCGCTCGACGCCCGCTACAGCGCCGCGCTGGCGCGGGTTGGCGAGCTGGCAAAGCAGCAACTGGGCTGAGCGTCAGCGCGGCGGGGCGTCGTCCCTGGGCTTCAGCGCCGCCATTGCCGCCTTCTGCATTTCCAGCGCCTTGATCTGCATCGACAGCATGCCCATGCTCATGGTCAGCCAGTTTTCGATCACGCGCAGTTCACCGATCTTGCGTTCGATTTCCTCCTCGCTCAGCGGGGGCATGAACGGCTGCATCGGGCTGCCGCCCTGCGGCCAGAACTGGCGCAGGAAGGCAAACGGATCGGACGGATTGAAATCGGCGCTCATGACGGCTCCAGGCAGTTTGAACCAAAGAAAAACGGGCAACCCGCAAGGGGTTGCCCGTTCAGTATAGCCCTGGTGCCGGCCGGCGAGGATTACGCCTGTTCGATCGCCCCGACGGCGGCGATGGCCACCATGTTCAGGATGCGGCGGACCGACGAGATCGGCGTCACGATGTGGACCGACTTCGACAGACCCATCAGGATCGGGCCGATGGTCACGCCGTCGGAAGCCGACACGCGCAGCAGGTTGTAGCTGATGTTGGCGGACTCGACGTTCGGCATCACCAGCAGGTTGGCGCTGCCCTTCAGCGGGCTGTCCGGCATGGCCTGGGCACGGATGTGCTCGACCAGAGCGGCATCACCCTGCATTTCGCCGTCGACTTCCAGGTCCGGCTGGCGTTCGCGGATCAGGTCCAGCGCGTCGCGCATGGTCTGGGCCGAGCACAGGGTGCCGCTGCCGAAGCTCGAATGCGACAGCAGGGCCACCTTCGGTGCGATGCCGAAGCGGTGCATTGCCTGGGTGGCCATGCGGGTGATGTCGGCGATCTGCTCCGCGCTCGGGGCCGGGTTCACGTAGGTGTCGGTGACGAAGATGTTGCCGGTCGGCAGCAGCAGCGCGTTCATCGCGCCCAGCGTCGGGCAGTCATCGGCCATCGGGATCACCTGACGGATCAGCTCGAGGTGCATCGGGTAGGTGCCGAAGGTACCGCACACCATCGCGTCGGCTTCGCCGCGGCGAACCATCAGCGCGCCGATCAGCGTGGTCTTGCGCGACACTTCGCGACGGGCCAGCTCGTGCGACACGCCCTGGCGCTTCATGATCTCGTAGTACTCGCTCCAGTATTCCTTGAAGCGCGGATCGTTTTCGTTGTTGACCAGCTCGAAGTCGATGCCCGGGCGCAGCTTCAGGCCCAGCTTCTCGATGCGCTGTTCGACCACCGACGGCCGGCCGATCAGGATCGGGAAGGCGAGGCCGGTCGACACGATTTCCTGGGTGGCGTGCAGGATGCGTTCGTCTTCACCCTCGCACAGCACGACGCGCTTCTTGTCCTTCTTGGCCGCGGCGAACACCGGCTTCATGAACAGGTTCGTCTTGTAGACGAACTGGGTCAGCTTCTCGATGTACGCATCCATGTCCTCGATCGGACGGGTGGCGACACCGGAATCCATGGCGGCCTGGGCGACGGCCGGCGCGATCTTGATGATCAGGCGCGGGTCGAACGGCTTCGGAATCAGGTATTCCGGGCCGAAGCTCAGTTCCTGGTTTTCGTAGGCGCTGGCGACCACGTCGTTCTGCTCGGCCATGGCCAGATCGGCAATGGCACGCACGCAGGCGAGCTTCATTTCCTCGTTGATCGTCGTCGCGCCGACGTCGAGCGCGCCGCGGAAGATGAACGGGAAGCAGAGTACGTTGTTGACCTGGTTCGGGAAGTCCGAACGGCCGGTGCAGATGATGGCGTCCGGGCGGGCTTCCTTCGCCAGCGGCGGCAGGATTTCCGGTTCCGGGTTGGCCAGGGCCAGGATCAGCGGATGCGCGGCCATGGTCTTGACCATTTCCGGCGACACCAGTCTCGGGCCGGACAGGCCGAGGAAGATGTCGGCATCGACCATCGCGTCGGCCAGCTTGCGCATGCCGTTGTCGTCGATGGCGAAGCGGGCCTTGGACGGATCGAGCTTCTCGTCACGACCCTTGAAGATCACGCCCTTCGAGTCGCAGGCGATGATGTTCTTCGGCTGCAGGCCGAGGGCCACCAGCAGGTCGAGGCAGGCAATGGCGGCGGCACCGGCGCCGGACACCACCAGGCGTACCGAGCCGATGTCCTTGCCGACCACGCGCAGGCCGTTGAGCACGGCAGCAGTGGTGATGATCGCGGTACCGTGCTGGTCGTCGTGGAACACCGGAATGTTCATCTTCTCGCGACACTTCTTCTCGATGTAGAAGCACTCCGGCGCCTTGATGTCTTCAAGGTTGATGCCGCCGAAGGTCGGTTCCAGCGAGGTGATGATGTCGACCAGCTTGTCCGGATCGTGCTCGTCGACTTCGATGTCGAACACGTCGATGCCGGCGAACTTCTTGAACAGGACGCCCTTGCCTTCCATGACCGGCTTGCCGGCGAGTGCGCCGATATTGCCCAGGCCCAGCACGGCCGTGCCGTTGGAGATCACGGCGACGAGGTTGCCACGCGCGGTCAGGGTGTTGGCTTCAGCCGGGTTTTCCACGATGGCGTCGCAAGCGGCGGCGACCCCGGGGGAATAGGCGAGCGCAAGGTCACGCTGAGTGGCGAGCGGCTTGGTCGGCGAGACCTGGATCTTGCCGCCAGTGGGGAAACGGTGATAGTCGAGGGCGCTCTGGCGCAGTTGCTCGTCCATGAAAGACACTCCTGGTTGAGGCTTTTCGGTTGTGAACACGGTGGTATTGTTGTCTGACAAGTTCGCCGCGAGCCGACCATTATAGCCATTCAGCGGCGTGACAAGCCATTGGTATGACCGATTTTGATTTCGGTCACCGGATGGCCAGAAAAACGTCAAATGTCAGATATTGAAAATGCATGAAAGATAACGCACGCGGGCGGCCAGAAAAATGACCGCCCGCGCGCCGGACTGTGCGTCAGCCCCGCCGTGGCGGGGACGGGCAGCGCAGGATCACGACATCATGCCCAGCGTTCTCGGCAGCCACAGCGAGATGGCCGGCACATAGGTGATCAGCACCAGGAAGCCGAGCATGGTCAGCAGCCATGGCCAGACCGCCTTGGTCAGCTCGGTGATGCCCATCTTGGTGATGCCGCTCGCCACGTAGAGGTTCAGCCCCACTGGCGGGTGGCACATGCCGACTTCCATGTTGACCACGATCAGGATGCCGAAGTGGACCGGATCGATGCCGAGGTGCATGGCCATCGGGAACAGGATCGGCGCCATGATCAGCACGATCGACGACGGTTCCATCACGTTGCCCGCCAGCAGCAGCAGCACGTTCACCACCAGCAGGAAGGCGATCGGTCCCATGCCCTGGTTCAGCATCCATTCCGCCATGTTCTGCGGAATCTGCTCGCTGGTCATCAGGAACGAGAACAGCACGGCATTGGTGATGATGTATAGCAGCATCGCCGACATGTTGGCCGAGTCGAGCAGCACTTTCGGCACCTGGCTCAGCTTCATGTCCTTGTACACGAACACCGCGACGAAGAACGCGTACACCGCACTCATGGCCGCGGCCTCGGTCGGCGTGAAGATGCCGGTATAGATGCCGCCGATGACCACCACGATCAGCAGCAGACCCCAGATCGACTCGCGCAGCGCGTGCAGCCGCTGCGATGCCGACGCCTTGGCCAGGCGCGGATAGCCGAACTTGCGGGCACGCCACCAGGTGGTCACGCCGAGCAGCGTGGCCAGCAGCAGGCCCGGGATCACGCCGGCCATGAACAGTTGTCCGACCGAGGTGTTGGTGGCGACCGAATACATCACCATGACGATGGACGGCGGAATCAGGATGCCGAGCGCGCCCGAGGTGGTGATGACACCGGCACCGAAGCGCGGCGGGAAGCCCTGCTTGATCATCGCCGGCAGCAGGATGGAGCCGATGGCGACCACGGTTGCCGGCGACGAGCCGGACACGGCGGCGAACAGGGCGCAGGCCAGCACGCCGGCCAGGCCCAGACCGCCATGCCAGTGGCCGACCATGCTGGTGGCGAAGCGGATCATCCGCCGTGCCACACCGCCGTGGGTCAGGAAGTTGCCGGCGAGGATGAAGAACGGAATCGCCATG from Microvirgula aerodenitrificans DSM 15089 encodes:
- a CDS encoding response regulator transcription factor; translation: MLSPASPTPRDPTIHVVDDDPAVLDSVTLLLRSHGLQAVPYASARQFLDAYQPGQIGCLVLDLRMPGMGGLELQQALNEEGIDVPVVFLTGHGDVQQCSRAFKAGAIDFLTKPIDELALVNAVRRGIQSSIDRHVKLTQTREIEEQLTRLTRRELEILRYIVDGRSSREIALILDLSPRTVEAHRANVYSKLEVLTLADLVRLYLMALSDQRLAERLASGPA
- a CDS encoding ATP-binding protein — encoded protein: MGPLKKNLPRDRPERPRLGEALRTLPTRYWLLAGAVWLVMELVTGIGWYKLEHQRLQRKFVQDTEELYLQLSQRFDRNEGVLNGLSALFGTFDRLSFEQVRRFSAAMLRLNPHLYTIELLRRVDGKERARFEADMSAEIGRPFHIRDFAGKRPSPLRDAPPRDLYYPITLIEPDIIAARPIIGLDAYHDSALRDSITAALTSGVMVPSQGFTQIEGGRSYAFSKIIETHGIPHYSSSGSDSLLMLLVNTERLLATLGLDRNQDHIALWHHQLPKSHPGALLYDNGRLAPPGPMISLFTLKYSRNLSSRHQPFELTVSRTITPVQLNMLPFALLTLTNLTAVFLGVLFLLQRAEHRRVARQATAELFKSRERASVTLQAINDGVITFGIDRRIEYVNPMASALSGVIEAEAVGRLVDDVVRLRYDFAQAIPANPFTLSLSTGHAIDLADNSLMIKANGEELLLEGNVSPLFDPAGNVTGAVFAFRNMGPVRLRARAALEESQRRLREHETHLAHVARLHTMGEMASGIAHEINQPLTAIVNYNQAALRLLADEEPEFDTIRHAIRATANQAQRAGEIIKRLRAFVSRQSTQRATLDLNRLISDVLALADFDLRSAAVTIDTDLTEPLPLVEADSIQMEQVVLNLLRNALDAIKPIEPWGRIFIRTRASAKHVQLEVGDNGTGLNTETLESLFHPFFTTKSSGMGLGLTICQSIVESFEGSIRASNRSAGGALFTIEIPVASRPSADSSPNAQSSLPYST
- a CDS encoding alpha/beta fold hydrolase; protein product: MRELIHFAHANSYPAGCYRKLLETLGHQYDIACIERIGHDPRFPVSDNWPHLTDELIQSVERLGRPVYGVGHSLGGALTVLAALKRPELFAGVVILDSPILSGWRSRGLWLAKRLGRIERVTPAHIALGRRDQFDSVEAMHAHFARKPLFARFDPEVLDDYVRFGSEPSGDGVRLTFRPEVEHKVYCTLPHIFPRIARPLAMPAVYLAGAASDVIGPADLRFVERRFGMRVEPVPGSHLFPLELPQGTAEEILRVLAAMSRQPG
- a CDS encoding LysE family translocator is translated as MLDFALLSYVAVMSITPGPNNLMLATSGVNFGFQRTLPHVFGVSIGHAVQVTLTATLLVFILAGMDSVRLPLAVAGCVYLLWLSWQILRAGSPEARDSARPMSLFGAALFQWVNPKAWIMVLNAAILFMPRDGHDPATALWLGLVCAAINLPCIAVWALAGDRMRHWLSSPAALRVFNTVMATLMAATALWLLVDELPALA
- a CDS encoding aminotransferase-like domain-containing protein; translated protein: MNTTATPDLPYYLRVADELGDAILRGTLAPGSRLPSVRQASQSRQLSLNTVVAAYRTLEDRGLVEARPQSGYYVRARLPSPRGALGSPVAEPARATSGDVLDLIGAVLGAQQRPDFIDLALACPRGGDFYPGGKLARILSGLLRRQPELISTYSMPPGSERLRQQIARRGLDLGMTLAPDDIVLTHGCMEGLQLALRAVTRPGGTVGLESPTYFNLLPLLASLGLKAVEIPTDPQHGMSLDVLELLLSEKRLDAVVAMPNVHNPLGFSMSLAAKQRLARLVNDYRVPLIEDALYAELQFAPALAPAAKAFDRNGWIIVCASYTKTLAPDFRVGWVEGGRFAADIRRLKFSSSVAEPAVLAETIGLFLESGGYDHHLRNLRRRYADQVERLRGMVGEFFPAGTRATSPSGGFLVWVALPEQVDTVALCHAALAERISVMPGTMYSPSGRYANAMRLSCCYPLDARYSAALARVGELAKQQLG
- a CDS encoding PhaM family polyhydroxyalkanoate granule multifunctional regulatory protein, which translates into the protein MSADFNPSDPFAFLRQFWPQGGSPMQPFMPPLSEEEIERKIGELRVIENWLTMSMGMLSMQIKALEMQKAAMAALKPRDDAPPR
- a CDS encoding NADP-dependent malic enzyme, with translation MDEQLRQSALDYHRFPTGGKIQVSPTKPLATQRDLALAYSPGVAAACDAIVENPAEANTLTARGNLVAVISNGTAVLGLGNIGALAGKPVMEGKGVLFKKFAGIDVFDIEVDEHDPDKLVDIITSLEPTFGGINLEDIKAPECFYIEKKCREKMNIPVFHDDQHGTAIITTAAVLNGLRVVGKDIGSVRLVVSGAGAAAIACLDLLVALGLQPKNIIACDSKGVIFKGRDEKLDPSKARFAIDDNGMRKLADAMVDADIFLGLSGPRLVSPEMVKTMAAHPLILALANPEPEILPPLAKEARPDAIICTGRSDFPNQVNNVLCFPFIFRGALDVGATTINEEMKLACVRAIADLAMAEQNDVVASAYENQELSFGPEYLIPKPFDPRLIIKIAPAVAQAAMDSGVATRPIEDMDAYIEKLTQFVYKTNLFMKPVFAAAKKDKKRVVLCEGEDERILHATQEIVSTGLAFPILIGRPSVVEQRIEKLGLKLRPGIDFELVNNENDPRFKEYWSEYYEIMKRQGVSHELARREVSRKTTLIGALMVRRGEADAMVCGTFGTYPMHLELIRQVIPMADDCPTLGAMNALLLPTGNIFVTDTYVNPAPSAEQIADITRMATQAMHRFGIAPKVALLSHSSFGSGTLCSAQTMRDALDLIRERQPDLEVDGEMQGDAALVEHIRAQAMPDSPLKGSANLLVMPNVESANISYNLLRVSASDGVTIGPILMGLSKSVHIVTPISSVRRILNMVAIAAVGAIEQA
- a CDS encoding TRAP transporter large permease, whose protein sequence is MSALIIFTLLIVLMLTGMPISISLGLTVLTFLFTMTDVPITSVALKLFTGIEKFEIMAIPFFILAGNFLTHGGVARRMIRFATSMVGHWHGGLGLAGVLACALFAAVSGSSPATVVAIGSILLPAMIKQGFPPRFGAGVITTSGALGILIPPSIVMVMYSVATNTSVGQLFMAGVIPGLLLATLLGVTTWWRARKFGYPRLAKASASQRLHALRESIWGLLLIVVVIGGIYTGIFTPTEAAAMSAVYAFFVAVFVYKDMKLSQVPKVLLDSANMSAMLLYIITNAVLFSFLMTSEQIPQNMAEWMLNQGMGPIAFLLVVNVLLLLAGNVMEPSSIVLIMAPILFPMAMHLGIDPVHFGILIVVNMEVGMCHPPVGLNLYVASGITKMGITELTKAVWPWLLTMLGFLVLITYVPAISLWLPRTLGMMS